GAGCAGCCCTCACAATGTTCTCACTAACTTGAGTTATCCATGCATCATCACACTTGTACCACTGATTACTTAACCGTAGATAGGTTACATAATGGCCAGCATCCAATCTACCTGTGTGTGTGACTACAGCAAACAACTCAAACTCCGAAGACAAGTCATTGGAAGTGTCTggctcatcatcatcaaaagcAAAAATCCGGTTGCCAAATCTACTCCtcaagatggaagaagagaggtAAGGTGCCATATCCAGGGAAAATGGGAACTGTAAGTAACGATCAACCTTCCTCGACATATTTTTTATGGTAGAATGCTCAAATCTTTTGATGTGAAAACAGGAAACCAGGGGGAGCTTTCTAATGGACATCTGCTTCAAAGACTCCTGCCTCACCTGGCACTGCTGGCAGAAGAATTTCTGGTCAGAACCTAGTCTCTCAGGCCTCGTAAAACGGTCCAAGCATCCAATCAGGGTAGATATACCATAGCTATCTGTCTCACCATTGGAACCATAATGTGACTTTGAGGAAGCCATCTTTGCAGAACCCCCCTGGTTTGGTTCCAAGTCCAATGAGATGTCAACACATGGATCATATGTCGTAGACGTGAAGCCACATGCTGTACAAGTGACATCAGATCTCAAGATACCAGAGAATACTCTGTGAGCAATGCAACAGTCTCCACTGCCTGAACAGACAACAAATAAGCTTATTATAATATCTGCCAGAATGTTAAGGATGGAATCTAAGACAAATTATTTTGGAACTTATTTTAGCAAGTGGAATTTACAAATTGTTCAACAATAGTTCAACTAGCTTTATTGATATGAGGCTGGTAGTTGTCTGGGCAACTGCTCCAGAAGCATAAAAGAAGAATACTCGGATACTAGACAGTAAGAAAAAAAAGCACTTTTTCCCCCTGCTTCCtatttaaaactaaaaacaatTGATTCTAATACACTTGAAATTCAAATAAAGAAGATTAATCTACAGGCACTAGTCAGAAAACATGTTCTATTCCAATTCTGTATCATGCTCTCTCTGATTCTTATCAATTCTTATTATTGAGATATAAATAGATAGATATTAAGATGCCTGAAGAGTTATTCCAATGTCAAAGTTTTGGAGATATCACCACAGGAGAGACCTATTACAGGAGAACAAGGATGACATAAGAGGATACCACAGCCTTTGGTGACGTATCACTTGATTTATGAAATCCAACACAGCTGCCACAGTCTCTCACCCAAAGAAGTATACTTGAAGGGAGTGCTAAAGAGATCAAAATGCAAACGCAAGATGAAAATCCTATGATTGACACACGTAAAAATAGGGAAGAAGTTGACTTACTATAAGTAAGCAGGTGACAGTCATCAAGCTTGCAAGCTGCTATTAGCTTCTCTATTGAAAGAGCACTTGCATTGTCTTAAGACCACATACAAGAGACAAACCCTCACCCTGCAGTTGAATATCGTGGTTACCTCTTGTTCTTTCACCATCTTCTAGAACTTTATCAATAACTTAAAATGTAGAAGAGGAATTCAGGCCCTCGTAAAGAGTATTTAAGTTGATGTGATGAATATGTTAAAACCTCTTGGTGCACACCCTACCAGTGCTTGGAAGCTGAACTTCGGTGAAAATAGAACCGAATAGATTGGTTGTAAATATTTCTGAATTGTCAATTTATTTCACTTGGATCAACCTATTGAGTCTTCTATAGACATATTAGCTTTGCATGTCTCAATTATGAGTTTATAGAGATTCCTTAAGGACAAATGAATTGAGAAGTCAACGATTTGACAACTTGGAAATCTTCCAATGCCCACTATGGGATCAAAAGAGGGATCCAATTGAAGGTAGGATACCTTATAGTCCTATACCACACACAGACTAAACAGATCACATAAACAATGGCATAATTGCAATAATCAAAGAGGCCTAAAATATCTCAgataaacaaaaatgaaatgaTTTTGTTAATTGCAGACAGCATCTCCTCTGGAAGTGAACAGAAATTATGACACtagaaaactcaaaaggaaaaaagaaatcaagCCACCCATCCAGTAGTAGGATATAAAACCAGCAGCAAATCAGTTATGATTCTGACCCAAGTAGTTGGGATGAGGCAGTTCAACAGAGCCCATCAGGTGAGCCCAAAGCTCCTAGTACTTAAAAAAATGGACCCCAAAAGGAGCTGAGACAACACAGAGCTTAATATATGAAGGAATTACCTTGGCTTTGGGGCTTGCGTTGACCTTTCTCCACCTTTTCATGTATCCCATCAAGCATGGAAATGAAAAATTCATGGGCATCTTGCTGTTCATAACTTGCCAGATTTGCTGCATATTGCCACCAACTGCAACAAAGCCACAGTTTTTTCAACGATCAAACAATAGCTGCTTCACTATCAGAGAACACTTTCAAAATTCCATCCGTAGAAGTAGAACCCACTTCATTTGGTACTCAAGAAAATCTACTGaggccaaagaagaaaaaatccaaattaCAAACTAGATGATTAAGCTCCCAAGCAAAAGAGTGAAGGCAGATTTGAAACAAGAATAAAAACCCTGAATGTAATAGGTGGTCCAAACAGAACCATCTCTGTAGTTTTACCACAagccttttctttctccttctacTCACACCTCATCTGCCTTAGAAAGACAgactttttatttctatttttgaaaaagttaAAACTCTTGAATCTAAGTATTAGTCCAATAATTACGCTATCATCCACAGTAAACAAATATTTCGAACATAAGCACAAGAAACACGTAAATCCATGCAAACTTATAGATCCTGATTAAAATCACATAAAATCCGGCAAAGGAAAACAAGTTGGAAAGCTCAAATATGAGTTACAATAAGATGGAAGACCTGTAAAGAAAATTTGCTGGGCTGTAGGGCTTCCGATCGGCAGAGAAAACGGCTGAGAACATTGCATCCACGTCGCAAGCCAGGCAGAGCCGCAAATTCTTATTATTATCGTGGCCCGCTGCGTTCTTCTTCTTGACATTACCCATTTTGTTGTTCTGCTGACAGAGATACCGGTTATGGCGATCACTCAAGAAATAGTTTCTTAGTGGAGGCGTGTGAAGCAGAGCTTGCAGGACCGAATTCATGAAACAAGTGTTCCCAAGATTGTTAAGCCCTCGCAACCCCCATGGCAAGCAAGAAGAGTCTTCGTCTCCACTCTGCAATGGACTCGAACCCGTCCCCATCAAGAACCGCTCTCTTGGGTCGGGTGTCCACGGGCGATAATCTACCCTCTTCCGCTTCCTCTGATTCTCCGGCGGCAGAGATGGAGGCAACGTCAATCCGCCGCCAAGAGTTGATGCGGCAGTCTGTGCAAGGACAACGGCAGCATCAAAGTCATGGTCATAGACCTGATCGCGACAAACGCAACAGAAGAGCTCGGCACGGTCAACATCGACGGCGATCTCGTGACCCGGCATGGACTCGGCATGGGAGGCCGCATGAGACGACTCGGGCAGCGAGTGGCAGAAAACAGAGGCACAGGCGACGCATGCGTAGAGACGAGTGGGTGCGCAGTGACCACAGATGGAACAGCGAGGGACTTCGTCCGGGTCACGGCGGATCGCGGCACGGCCGAGTGGCTTGACTCGGAGGCACTCCTGTAGAGCGCGAAATGGCTTATGACCGTTTCGGGATCGGAAGTCGGCAAGGTGTGGACATGGCTGAGGAATCTGACGATTCTGACCGTTCCGTCTGTAATTGCTCTTCAAAGACATCGCAATTGCACCAGCAGCAGCAGGTTGTTCTTCTTAGTGATGGTGTTGATTtcgggaaggagaggagaagaagaaaccctagaCTTGCAGGACATAAGCTTCATCGATCGATCGGGAGACCTTGAGGAAGAATTATAGAAGAGGAATCGAAGGAATGCAGGAATAGAATTAAATCCGAATGTATTGTTCTTGTTGGCGAACTATTAAGAATTTCCTTTCGGGAGGATCCTTTCTTCATCTTTAAAAATCCAatctttaaattttcttttcttttatttctttctggAATCTggattacaaagaaagaaaaataaagctttaaatatttgtttcaaactttgcgaatttaattataatttccattttatttttttttttctgaattctgattgtgtttttttggatccaaaaaggaaggagagatttggggaaaatgaaGAGATGAAAGACACAGAAATTCTACTGATGCAGCCGACTCTGCTTCAACTTTCTGAGGgtttgtttttatgtttctttcccGAGAAAGTGAAGAAGGAAAAATGGTCGGGAAAGTGAAGAACGaaaaatggagagagaaaaatgaagGATCTCCCTGGCAGCTGAGTTGGCAACCGTTAATATGTCCACGGAAGTTTCAACTATTAACCCTATAGTCACATTCCACGTGGCACGCAGAGCCAATGTAGAATCTTTATTACTCGGGGGAAAGTTTTCTTCTTCAGACTGGAGCGAAGGAACCCTACAATGGTCATTGGCCATAATTGTCTGCCCCTTATTTATGTATGATCGAAATTACCCTCTATTATTCTCTTATACTCTATGGACATGAGCTGAAAAACCTTGAACCTCGAACCTTGATTGTGGTCGAAGAAAAACTTGACCCTTACTAGTATTTATTAAAGAGACAAGAGATTGATGTTTGATCCCGTGAACCTTGTACTAGGAtaggagccaatgagagcatgtgcagagacatcaatatggatgagaatttttattttatgaggtGGGATGATAATTTTGTCAATTTCTATCTTAATGTGTAGGAACCACACGACCAATCAAcgtttttattattcttataaaaTATAAAGAGAGGGCAAGCGACACAAAGAAATGCGTTAATGATAAAGTAGTATCTCATGTATGGGAGGACAGATCCGCAAGAGatcattttatattttgagaagagagatagacacagattGCCCTATTGCATACTACTATAGTTgtttagagaaccttttccgTTGGAAGATATTATTATATAGGAAAAAGTTTCTCATACAGCCTATAGATTATACACTCTCACATGaccttttattattttctgaaTGATACCAATTCCTATGTCACCACTAGTGTGGCGTAGGAGATTTTCTCACGCAAGGGATGTTGGGAACCTTCTCCGTATTATGTGGGGAAAAGCCTTTTCCTTTATCTTTAGgttaaattgtttttttgttttttttttttttgatgaaaaatatataaacaattAAAATGAGCAAGCTACAGCGAGTTGGGTTCCTTAGAGTCTATACTACTACCATACATACGGAAGGTCAAGTTAGAGAAATTGTCTGTAACATCAGAGAGATGAAGAAAGATAGGTAAAAGGTTCCAAGAGATAGAGGACTTGAAAGTAAGTATATTAAAAACTGTTCTATTGGTTAACCATATCTCAATAAACGTTACTCTTGCCCGGCATGCGGCATGCCACCCCTCCCAAAAAGACTTCAACTCTGCCTCCTGTACATCCTGTGTGTCACAGCTACCTGCATCTGTTAGAATACTTTGACCATTCACCAAAACATAATATATCCACCGGCTTAATTTAAAATCTGGTTCAAAAATTCCTGCGATCATCAAGCCAGATATATTGACATTAATAGGATGTGTGAAAGAGTAATTAGCAAGcgaagaagggggagagtcactATCCTGTAAACCGGGTGGGGTGATTCCCAAATCCTGCAACCAAAGTGAAACATTGTTTAAGACCACATGAGGGTTGGCTGAAGCATTGCACATTAAAACCTTGTTTCTTAcagaccaaataaaataacaagtgatAATAAAAACCGAAGAAAATCAAACTAGAGAAGTTCTACCCAGATAGAGACGGTCCAGGAAAGAGATCATTAGATCAAGGAGAGAGTGAGCAGACAAATGCTCAGTTCTTAATCCCAGAGGACTAGAAACCCATACGTGCTTAGTCCAGTTACACCACAGGAGCCACAGAGAAGACATTGAGACTCGATAGCCATCCAATTCGACAAAATGCCACGAGTGGGGTTCCCTGCATGTAAAAGacgccaaaaaaatattttaaatataggatgaattttcaatttccaaaaaaaattccaccataTGGTAGCATTAGTTCTAGTGGAAAATGATGATGTCAGAAAATTAGCAACCttcttggtggaaaatctaCCTGTTTTAGTGAGGGTGCACCTCCATACATCATCAGTACTAGTAATTGGAATTCCAAGAATTGTACGAGAAGTATGAGAATCAAAGCAAGCCATTAACTCAGAAGAATCCCATAAATTGTTGTTAGATGAATATGAGATTAAGTTGTTATTGCGTTTTTGGATCAATGATCATCAATCTAATCCCATCGAATCTCGATAGTTGAACATTTTACGTGAAACAGACTATGACGATAATCTCTCACCATCTTCTCGCCTCTGCATCACCACCCCACCTtggccccctctctctctctctctctctctctctctctctttctctctctctctctgcatcccctaggggtgtcaataaagcccggctggcccgaacccgccctgagcccggcccgggcccgaccttgattttttgaccctgagggtgggtttgGGTTTAATTATAGTCTGACCCTGGTAGgttcgggtcgggtcagggtttagatcctgggcctagcccggcccgacccgacccgaccctatattaattataggtatataatatatatatatatatatatatatatatatatatatattatatacttaatataagtattttcttgacaaaaaaaaaaaaggagagaattgtacagagataactactagctttgtcatcatcatgaagtgggaacccataaaaagagtagatcatctactattttgatcaggaccataaaaagagtcactgacatgattgttatttagttgtagcccctataagcttccaggcctattgaggggacaccattacaattgtagagagagagtttatacacacgccatttttttcaacatatttattagctgtcccataggttgagatcctatgttacaaaaacatggtctaatgagacacgtggacggtgccataaataaggaccaacccgacccggcccgaccctggcagggtcgggtcagggtcagggtcagggtcagggttaaggcctctagggtcgggtcagggtttaggcaggcccggcccaacccgacccattgacacccctagcatCCCCCTCCGGTGGCCAAGTCCTGTAAAGGAACCATactctgtttcttttttctttttcttttcttttttatttgtttataacCTTAACTGTGAAAATCAGGTAAATATTTcgaaggagaaaagttctctatgggggagtgtACCGTCCACATTCAAACACGGAGGGGGACAAAATGATTACCTTGCCCCCATGAAAAGCAAAAATTCCACCCCCAAGAAGCCAGTGTCTGCTCTGATGCAGGAGCCATGCATCCACACAAAGAATGCCGTCCCTATTTCGAAATCgtccgagaatgtgaaatcaaactaaaatgcaTTCTAGCATACTAAACAAAATTATACGATTACAATATAAAATGTAAGGAAGAGTTGGCAAGATGTACAATTGGAATTGTACATTTTGCGTCCTACCAGTCATTCTATTTTGTCACATCCTCTGACTGGTCTTGTGCCTCTCTCAGCCTATCACGGTCTCACCTCTCAATCTGGGTTGGCACTTGGCACTACATTTTCCGACCCGAACCCGACTTTAGCCTCTCTTCTTGTGGGATCCCATCCCTTGACGGCTTGACCAATTAATTACAATGGTGGAACAAACCCTTGGCCCACAAGGTCGAATCCGATTGGCCATGTCCAGCATATGGGTCCCGCTATTGAGTAGAATCTACGGTTAGAATCAACCCACAGCACGCCAAGCATTTGTACGATTCTGCTGTATCTGGTAATGGCCCCCCAACCTCATAAAGAGAGCAAGAGTCAGCTTCAATAGTTTTTATGGTATCATCCTTAacttcatccaaaaaaaaaaaattcaaacttaaTGTTGGCACTAGGCATTGATATGTCAAAAATCGTAGGGGCCCACCATGACAACTTAGGATCATAGGACGGGGGTTAGGCGTGAGATGGCATAAGTAAAACAGTTCAAATGGATGAAAATATACACAAGAAAATGTCATTTAAATATGGCAAATTGGCAATACCAAAACAAAGTAATAAAACTAATGACAATAATATCTGCAAAAGAGATCGCTGCCTTGGCCTTTAGAGTCTGCATGTGTACGCTGGACAATAAGATCGTATGTTCAAGCCTCTCCTTTGACGGTATTTCCACTTTTCCATGGTAGctcagtaaaaaaaaattaatgaaacttATCTTTTGTTGCTAAATTTAATAGATTTTTCTTCGATTCAATTTTCTAAGGTTTTAATCGATTCTACTCGATTCCCTTCTGATTCCAATCAGATTCAAAACGAAATCAATGGAAACCAATCTCATACCGCGTTTTAAAACCTTAGCCTACAAACTACAAAGACCTCTATTGACCTAATGATTCATCCATctatatatctctctctctctctctctctctctctctctctctctctctctctctcatgtttatATATTTGTCTTTTCTCATTCCACTAAGGGAAGAAGAATCCACTTTTCTTATGTGAAAATATGCAAACTAAATCCCTCTCTGACACAAACACAATTACATTGGTCCCAATACCCATGGCATTGTCTCCAAATTCTAGACTTCTTTAAATATTGGTTTTAGCTTTCATGATTGTTCAATGTTCTAATTTATTATTCATACTATAATGTTTTCGTCCCCCTTCCCTTGTGGTTCTTTGTGAATTGATTTTCTTTGAACTTTCTTACCATATTGTATAttctttcattattattttcatACAAGGCTTCCATCTAGAGTTGGGTTGGGAGTAGCTAGGATACATGATAAATTTAGAGAAAGTGGCGTGATCCTGACTGAGGGAATCAAAAGAGCCAAGGATAGGCCTAAATAAAATAACCGAAGaaaaagtggtgaagaaagatatatttagttttgaatttttatctgctgttGTAACTGCAACACTGCTATGCGCATCATGCGGcccagcagcggccatgtgtgcacagcgagccccactgtgcacacatggcctctactgCGCCGCACGTTGCACACAGCAGCGTTGCAGTTACAACAGCAGATAAAGGTCCTTTAGTTTTATGCCTTGTTTCTGATAtaacctcaaatagagctgaatTGAGAGCAAAGACATATGTGGTCGACCCCATTTACTTGGACTAAGATATTGTGATGTTGTTTGTTGTATCACACTCCAATTCGAGGTCTGGTGCAAAATGTTGGGCAACTAAGAAGTGGTACGTAGTTAAGAAGGATATAAGAATGACtgatgccctagagtttgtgtcgATGTTGTATGCCCCCTTtacttatttattattaatatgTTGTCTCTTCTAGGATCCATGTAATTGACCTCCATTAAGCTGAGATAGAACTATtttattgttgttattattgttgttgtaagTCTTCCATCTAGCAAGgaggaattttttttacaattagtTAGACAATTTTCAACATGGTTAAACTTATAGAACTGTTCCAATTTGTAGGGAAGTTAAAAGGGGACACAATACTCTTGAATTTTATAAACTAtgactctctcctctctcctagtcttgcttcttttttaaataaattaatggtACTAGGGTTTCTTTTTTTGCTTGGTCAAAAACACTATTCTATTTATATCACACATGCATCCATATAAGaagttttaaaaattatttgcacgatttttttttggcaagggAATGCTGCCTGGTTGTTTGGCCCCTGCATCAGTACGGGGCCAATAAGAGCGTGTACATGGGCATCAActtggatgaaatttttttatttcataagtgGTGGAACGGTAATTACACACGCTCCTATGTCTGGGCTCAAGGGTCACACAACTAAGCGTTCTTCTCCCCCTTGTTTGCATTGTTTTTttggcaagagattgttgtttgGTTACGTGGCCCCTACACCAATGCAAAGGTCAATGAAAACATACGCAGAGACATCAAAATGGTAATTATAGGTGCTCTTATGTCTGGGCGCAAAGGTCATGCAATCAAGCATTCTTTATGCCCACCCccctccattttttttgggtgctcaCAAAGACCTAAACTAGTAGATCTAGTATTTTATATCCTTCACTAATTTATACAAAACCTATCCTATATTGTGacataatttaataaataaaaggagCCGCCCTATGTGTTAGCAAGGCATTTGGTGGTTGTATCAAACAATAAGACAACCAAGGAAATATAACAATAAAATTTTTGACACAAtcctttttccttttgcttttaaAAAACAACAATTTGCTCAAGAAAAATGACTGTGTTGACCATGCCCAACACTTTTTCcctaaagtaaaataaaaaatatatctatATTAATTTATAATTCGTTTCATAATAGCTCGAGAGACTTTATTCAGTTTGAGATTGGATTATCAATTTTGAGCAGCGAgaagaaaatagttttttttttcttggttgagagaagaaaatagtaAGTGCAAGAGAAATCAACTACCGtaccaaaaaaagagaaatcaactaattttccacaaaaaagggagaaaataattaaagatacatgaggtttgtttttttgtttaaatcttaGTTCTTCTTTTAACTTgttcaaataaaaaacccttgaaagggtttgtgaaccctaagatggtgggtgaaccgtcctctagtGGTGGAGTGAAATttaatccaaaatttaaaaccttatttattttaaaatacttttaattaatattttagaTCTAAAGTCAACTTACTATTAAGTATTTTATGTGAGTGGAAAATGCAAATAGTTTATATATCTACTATGTTGTACA
The sequence above is a segment of the Telopea speciosissima isolate NSW1024214 ecotype Mountain lineage chromosome 7, Tspe_v1, whole genome shotgun sequence genome. Coding sequences within it:
- the LOC122667570 gene encoding ubiquitin C-terminal hydrolase 22-like, translating into MSLKSNYRRNGQNRQIPQPCPHLADFRSRNGHKPFRALQECLRVKPLGRAAIRRDPDEVPRCSICGHCAPTRLYACVACASVFCHSLPESSHAASHAESMPGHEIAVDVDRAELFCCVCRDQVYDHDFDAAVVLAQTAASTLGGGLTLPPSLPPENQRKRKRVDYRPWTPDPRERFLMGTGSSPLQSGDEDSSCLPWGLRGLNNLGNTCFMNSVLQALLHTPPLRNYFLSDRHNRYLCQQNNKMGNVKKKNAAGHDNNKNLRLCLACDVDAMFSAVFSADRKPYSPANFLYSWWQYAANLASYEQQDAHEFFISMLDGIHEKVEKGQRKPQSQGSGDCCIAHRVFSGILRSDVTCTACGFTSTTYDPCVDISLDLEPNQGGSAKMASSKSHYGSNGETDSYGISTLIGCLDRFTRPERLGSDQKFFCQQCQVRQESLKQMSIRKLPLVSCFHIKRFEHSTIKNMSRKVDRYLQFPFSLDMAPYLSSSILRSRFGNRIFAFDDDEPDTSNDLSSEFELFAVVTHTGRLDAGHYVTYLRLSNQWYKCDDAWITQVSENIVRAAQGYMMFYVQKILYYKASEKLISS